The following coding sequences are from one Lolium rigidum isolate FL_2022 chromosome 6, APGP_CSIRO_Lrig_0.1, whole genome shotgun sequence window:
- the LOC124667492 gene encoding uncharacterized protein LOC124667492 — MEMMSANGGVEREQQGVGRRFQMPLHYPRYTRENYEAMPEWQLDRLLSDYGLPVQGTLHHKRSFAIGSFLWGAGGN; from the coding sequence atggagatgatgtcggCGAACGGCGGCGTGGAGCGGGAGCAGCAGGGCGTGGGGCGCCGCTTCCAGATGCCGCTGCACTACCCGAGGTACACCAGGGAGAACTACGAGGCCATGCCCGAGTGGCAGCTCGACCGCCTCCTCTCCGACTACGGCCTCCCCGTTCAAGGCACCCTTCACCACAAGCGCAGCTTCGCCATCGGCTCCTTCCTCTGGGGCGCCGGCGGGAACTGA